Genomic DNA from Candidatus Koribacter versatilis Ellin345:
GACTTTGGGATCCGAGCCTGCTTGAGCAAGCGCGTCCGCGTGTTCGAACGTCAGATGTTCGAGCCGGACAATGCTGCCGATGAGTGGTTGGGTTGGAAGTGGGATCGGCCAGTTCGCTGGAAGGTACGCTTTCATGAGGTCTCCTTTCCGCGTCTTGCGGAGGACCTCAGGCCTTTTATGCCGTCAGTTGCGGGTTGCAGTCCCTGGTGTCGCTTGGTCGCGGCCTCTCGAAGAGAGCGGAACCCTAGACACAATCGTTGGTTGTCGAATCCCATGCTAGCACGACGCTAGTCGAGGCCGTACCCGTGGATCTTGGTCAGTAGCGTCTTGTAGGAAATGCCGAGGCGTTCTGCGGCCGCCGACTTGTTCCACTTGCATTCGCGCAGCGTGGCTTCGATCTTCGCCTTCTCGATGGTGCGGCTGGCTTGCGCGGAAACCTCGGGCAGGGAACCGCCCATATCGATTGAGTGTTCTCCGAGCGACACGGCTGCGGCGCTGCGGAGATTGGCGGAGAGCCCAAGGTCGGCAGCTGTGACTTCGGTATCGTGCAGGATTGCCGCACGTTCAATGGTGTTCTGTAGCTCACGAACGTTTCCTGGCCAAAGATGCGCACGCAACGCTGCCAGAGCATCCGGAGCCAGAGATAGCCGAGGCTTCTTCAACTCCTGACGGAAGTGGGCAAGAAAATGTTCCGCAATGAGGATGACGTCTTCGCCACGCTCTCGCAGGGGCGGAATGCGAATTGGGAACACTGCGAGTCGATAGTAAAGATCGCGACGGAACGCTCCAGCTTCGACTGCCTGCTCCAGTTCACGATTGGTCGCCGCGACCACCCTCACATCCAATTGCAAAGGCATGGTCGAGCCGAGCCGTTCTACGACGTGCTCTTCCAGAACTCGCAACAACTTCGATTGCAGATTCAGCGGCAGCTCGCCGATCTCATCCAAAAAGATCGTGCCGCGATTCGCCATTTCGAATTTTCCAGACTTCCGAGTGTTCGCACCGGTGAACGCGCCTTTTTCGTGCCCGAAGAGCTCGTTCTCGATGAGACCTTCCGGCATCGCCGCACAGTTGAGGGCCACGAACGGCTGCGTGCTGCGAATACTGAGTTGGTGGATCGCACGCGCAAAGAGCTCTTTCCCTGTCCCACTTTCTCCAAGCAGCAATACGGTCGAATCCGACCCGGCGATGCGTTGCATTTCGCGGGCCGAGTTCTGCATCGTCGGGTGCTCACCGATAATGCGCGGGAAGCCCATTTTGCGCGCATATTCCTCGCGCAGCACGACATTGTCGCGCATCAATCGCTGTCGCTCGACGGCGCGCTCAAGAAGCAATTTGAGATGGGTGAGATCAATCGGCTTCTGGATAAAGTCGAATGCTCCGGCGCGCATGGCTTCGACCGCATCGGCGATCGTGCCGAACGCCGTCATGACGACCACTGGAACCATGGGATCGGAATCGAGCGCTGCGGAGAGAACATCCATACCGCTGCCACCGGGCAGCTTGAGATCGGTGAGCACAGCGGAAAAGCGCTGCTTCGCTAAATCCACGAGCGCTTCGTTCACGTTCGCTGAGGGCAGAACGGCGTAGCCCATCCGCTGCAGAGCGGTGGTGAGCATCTCGCGCAAGTCAGCTTTGTCTTCTACGAGGAGAATGCAATCCATAAAGTCAAAAACCCTCGAACGACGTCAGGTCGCGCGAGGGTCTGTTCAAGTTCAGAGCTTTCTCAGTCGTACGCTTTGTTGGCGCCGGCCTTGTGCGCCTTGTCCTGCATATCGGTGAGCTTTGTCTGCTCATCCGAAATCTGCTGTTTTAAAGTGTCGAGCTTTTCGCGGGAGGCCTTGTCCTTGTCGAGGAAATCTTTCTGGTCGCGGAGCTTGT
This window encodes:
- a CDS encoding sigma-54-dependent transcriptional regulator; the protein is MDCILLVEDKADLREMLTTALQRMGYAVLPSANVNEALVDLAKQRFSAVLTDLKLPGGSGMDVLSAALDSDPMVPVVVMTAFGTIADAVEAMRAGAFDFIQKPIDLTHLKLLLERAVERQRLMRDNVVLREEYARKMGFPRIIGEHPTMQNSAREMQRIAGSDSTVLLLGESGTGKELFARAIHQLSIRSTQPFVALNCAAMPEGLIENELFGHEKGAFTGANTRKSGKFEMANRGTIFLDEIGELPLNLQSKLLRVLEEHVVERLGSTMPLQLDVRVVAATNRELEQAVEAGAFRRDLYYRLAVFPIRIPPLRERGEDVILIAEHFLAHFRQELKKPRLSLAPDALAALRAHLWPGNVRELQNTIERAAILHDTEVTAADLGLSANLRSAAAVSLGEHSIDMGGSLPEVSAQASRTIEKAKIEATLRECKWNKSAAAERLGISYKTLLTKIHGYGLD